From the genome of Delphinus delphis chromosome 8, mDelDel1.2, whole genome shotgun sequence, one region includes:
- the CABP2 gene encoding calcium-binding protein 2: protein MVQGPMGNSAKRPQHRGPKDCWQWPGSPPRGSRHGLGPSPKEQRSPGPGVQGCYSVLSSLVGPACVFLQPSIAATQLDRELRPEEIEELQAAFQEFDRDRDGYIGYGELGACMRTMGYMPTEMELIEISQQISGGKVDFDDFLELMGPKLLAETADMIGVRELRDAFREFDTNRDGCISLGELRAALKALLGERLSQREVDEIFHDIDLNGDGLVDFEEFVRMMSR from the exons ATGGTTCAAGGGCCCATGGGAAACTCTGCCAAGCGGCCCCAACACCGGGGGCCTAAG GACTGCTGGCAGTGGCCTGGCTCCCCACCAAGGGGGTCCCGCCAtggcctgggccccagccccaagGAGCAGAGGAGCCCTGGGCCGGGTGTTCAGGGCTGCTACTCCGTACTCAGTAGCCTGGTGGGGCCTGCCTGCGTCTTCCTGCAGCCCAGCATCGCCGCCACCCAGCTC GATCGGGAGCTGCGGCCAGAGGAGATTGAAG AGCTGCAGGCCGCCTTCCAGGAGTTTGACCGAGACCGGGACGGCTATATCGGCTACGGAGAGCTGGGAGCCTGCATGCGGACAATGGGCTACATGCCCACGGAGATGGAGCTCATCGAGATTTCACAGCAAATCA GTGGCGGGAAGGTGGACTTTGACGACTTTCTGGAGCTGATGGGCCCCAAGCTGCTGGCGGAGACTGCGGACATGATTGGCGTCAGGGAGCTGCGGGACGCCTTCCGGGAG TTCGACACCAACAGGGACGGCTGCATCAGCTTGGGTGAACTCCGGGCGGCCCTGAAGGCCCTGCTGGGAGAGCGGCTCAGCCAGCGGGAGGTGGACGAGATCTTCCATGACATTGACCTCAACGGGGACGGCCTGGTCGACTTTGAAG AGTTTGTGCGAATGATGTCTCGCTGA